The Planococcus halocryophilus nucleotide sequence GTTAAGCAATAAAATAGCTGAAAGTATTGCAGTATAGTATGATGCTCCTGTAGAGAGTTAAGGAGTGAAAAAATGAAAGAACAATCGTATGAAAAACATGTGCGTTACCCAAGGTTACAGCTTTTTTTCTGGGTACCGTTAAGCTTTGTGTTACTTTTAACAACGGCTAGTTATGGAATTTATCAATTTGTGAAAAATGGATTTTCGATGCAATTATTTTTGATATTTGCAATTATTATCCTTGCGATTATTCCAGGAATGCTCGCGCGAATTTACGCACTTACGTTACAAGATCGTTTGATTTGTACGGAAGAACAATTGCGCTATTTTA carries:
- a CDS encoding DUF6526 family protein, which gives rise to MKEQSYEKHVRYPRLQLFFWVPLSFVLLLTTASYGIYQFVKNGFSMQLFLIFAIIILAIIPGMLARIYALTLQDRLICTEEQLRYFMLTGNRLDPRLTKSQLIALRFAPDAEVVALAERAVVEELSADAIKKTIKLWRADHQRV